In Campylobacter sp. VBCF_01 NA2, one DNA window encodes the following:
- the selA gene encoding L-seryl-tRNA(Sec) selenium transferase, translated as MQIKLPKVDKIANSAEFHGLLKPVILRIAKEVINEFRTSLVNGENSCASEEQIIAQIKSRYEKFANLALRPLINATGVVLHTNLGRSVISPEILSRAQGAICAYSNLEFDLDSGARSNRYDYTSALLAELFGCESALVVNNNAAAVFLVLNTFARGREVVVSRGELVEIGGSFRVSEVMANSGAILREVGTTNKTKISDYQNAINENTAVLMKIHRSNFEISGFTQSVEIGEISRLAKFASEKKAEFYEKKELEFKICEEEKFSEIIDYYDLGSGSVNDLGANLAKNEPKIGEILASGARLISFSGDKLFGSVQCGIILGEKSLIQKLRKNQLLRMLRADKITLAILNETIKAYINKEFSLIPTIDQIHLPLSELERRAQGVLDALKNTKFQASLIRTKTFVGGGSLPCKNYDSVALVLSQNASPEEISAKFRARGIIGRIENDKFLLDFRAILKHDLQKLIKILKEMYE; from the coding sequence ATGCAAATCAAACTTCCCAAAGTCGATAAAATCGCAAATAGCGCGGAATTTCACGGACTTTTGAAGCCTGTGATTTTACGGATCGCAAAAGAGGTCATAAACGAATTTCGAACCAGCCTAGTAAATGGCGAAAATTCTTGCGCTAGCGAAGAGCAAATCATCGCGCAAATCAAATCTCGCTACGAAAAATTCGCAAATCTCGCACTTCGACCGCTTATCAACGCAACTGGCGTCGTGCTTCACACCAATCTCGGTCGTAGCGTGATTTCGCCTGAAATTTTATCTCGCGCGCAGGGGGCGATTTGCGCCTATTCTAACCTCGAATTCGACCTAGATAGCGGGGCGCGCTCCAATCGCTACGATTATACTAGCGCGCTTTTGGCTGAGCTTTTTGGCTGTGAGAGCGCACTTGTGGTAAATAACAACGCAGCGGCTGTGTTTTTGGTGCTAAATACCTTTGCTAGGGGGCGCGAAGTCGTGGTAAGTCGTGGCGAGCTAGTCGAAATCGGCGGGAGTTTTAGGGTAAGCGAGGTCATGGCAAACTCTGGGGCGATTTTGCGCGAGGTTGGCACCACGAATAAGACTAAAATTTCGGATTATCAAAACGCCATAAACGAAAATACGGCAGTTTTGATGAAAATTCATCGTTCAAATTTTGAAATTTCAGGTTTCACGCAAAGTGTGGAAATAGGCGAAATTTCGCGTTTGGCAAAATTTGCGAGCGAAAAAAAGGCTGAATTTTACGAGAAAAAAGAGCTGGAATTTAAAATTTGCGAAGAGGAAAAATTTAGCGAAATCATTGATTATTACGATCTTGGAAGCGGGAGCGTAAATGATTTAGGCGCGAATTTAGCTAAAAACGAGCCAAAAATTGGCGAAATTTTAGCCTCTGGGGCTAGGCTGATTAGTTTTAGCGGAGATAAACTTTTTGGAAGCGTGCAGTGCGGAATAATCCTGGGCGAGAAATCCTTAATCCAAAAACTGCGCAAAAATCAGCTTTTGCGCATGCTTCGCGCTGATAAAATCACACTTGCGATTTTAAACGAAACGATTAAGGCTTACATTAACAAAGAATTTTCGCTAATTCCTACGATTGATCAAATTCATCTGCCCCTTAGCGAGCTTGAAAGGCGCGCGCAGGGTGTTTTGGACGCGCTAAAAAATACTAAATTTCAAGCAAGCCTTATTCGCACAAAAACCTTTGTGGGCGGCGGGAGTCTGCCTTGCAAAAACTACGATAGCGTCGCTTTGGTGCTTAGCCAAAACGCTAGCCCAGAGGAAATTTCGGCGAAATTTAGGGCGCGTGGGATTATCGGGCGCATTGAAAATGATAAATTTCTGCTCGATTTTCGCGCCATTTTAAAGCACGATTTGCAAAAACTAATAAAAATTTTAAAGGAAATGTATGAATAG
- a CDS encoding 4Fe-4S binding protein, translating into MSEYGFSPVGVKEAILGDSIEVCTDSEKHFVVANSPSLKAEIYAPEINFYINSTNDEMLQIARNVEILYEAKAVMFDYGADNAYQKPVGKNIIFVSDNERESCVNALKNAGFKVICLTHAEVKFVYGGIGDLSVSVLSNTDEYEVEADFFLVENAKSYQLRQSGCYEIARLNDDEILALVSEKSPIYTYKNNISFNANLCQYEGRRVELCAKCVEVCPSVALLKDEQNRKLEISHIDCIACGRCVSICPTGAISSAKQPPIAISQMAKLYAGKIPLLAHEASFGEISGVSLPCDVLPFGIFAKFQLDEVFLLSIMQETGSQVVLFEGEICEATKDAISLINSATMAIYGKEAVFVASDKKGLETALNLAKSGQKWKFSLNETNLSKIEIFSSRMAFMVGEGDYGVIANGSSQSHAKISINEQTCTLCLSCAGACNTGALFADKSDNSLKFNASLCVGCDYCVRSCAEKDTMALDLCGVELKKEFFEYKILARDELFECIECGKKFATKKAIMKIANLMSAHFSDDADKAKTLFCCADCKAKIMILKQMQEEI; encoded by the coding sequence ATGAGCGAATATGGATTTAGCCCAGTGGGGGTAAAAGAGGCTATTTTAGGCGATAGCATAGAGGTTTGCACTGATAGCGAAAAACACTTTGTCGTGGCAAATTCGCCTAGCTTAAAGGCTGAAATTTACGCGCCAGAGATAAATTTTTATATAAATTCCACAAACGATGAAATGCTTCAAATCGCTAGAAATGTCGAAATTTTATACGAAGCAAAGGCGGTGATGTTTGATTATGGCGCGGATAATGCCTATCAAAAACCAGTGGGAAAAAATATAATTTTCGTAAGCGATAATGAGCGCGAAAGCTGTGTAAATGCGCTCAAAAACGCTGGATTTAAGGTGATTTGCCTAACTCACGCTGAGGTGAAATTTGTCTATGGTGGGATTGGGGATTTGAGTGTAAGCGTGCTAAGCAATACCGATGAATACGAGGTCGAGGCCGATTTTTTCCTAGTAGAAAATGCAAAAAGTTATCAACTTCGCCAAAGTGGTTGCTATGAAATCGCAAGGCTAAATGATGATGAAATTCTAGCTCTCGTATCCGAAAAATCGCCGATTTACACTTACAAAAACAACATTTCATTTAACGCAAACCTCTGTCAATACGAGGGCAGGAGAGTGGAGCTGTGCGCCAAATGCGTGGAGGTTTGCCCTAGCGTGGCGCTTTTGAAAGATGAGCAAAATCGCAAGCTTGAAATTTCGCATATTGATTGCATAGCCTGTGGTAGGTGTGTGAGTATCTGCCCCACAGGTGCGATTAGCTCGGCAAAACAGCCACCAATCGCAATTAGCCAAATGGCAAAACTCTACGCCGGCAAAATTCCGCTTCTTGCCCATGAGGCGAGCTTTGGCGAGATTTCGGGCGTGAGTTTGCCTTGCGATGTGCTTCCTTTCGGAATTTTTGCTAAATTTCAGCTTGATGAGGTTTTTTTGCTTAGCATAATGCAAGAAACAGGCTCGCAGGTTGTGCTTTTTGAGGGCGAGATTTGCGAAGCCACAAAAGATGCGATAAGTCTCATAAATAGCGCGACAATGGCGATTTACGGCAAAGAGGCTGTATTTGTAGCTAGCGATAAAAAGGGGCTTGAAACTGCGCTAAATTTGGCTAAAAGTGGGCAAAAATGGAAATTTAGCCTAAATGAGACAAATTTAAGCAAAATTGAAATTTTCTCATCTCGCATGGCATTTATGGTGGGCGAGGGCGATTACGGCGTGATTGCAAACGGCTCGTCGCAAAGCCACGCTAAAATCAGCATAAACGAGCAAACCTGCACGCTGTGCCTATCGTGCGCGGGCGCATGCAACACAGGCGCACTTTTTGCCGATAAAAGCGATAATTCGCTCAAATTTAATGCTTCACTTTGCGTGGGGTGCGATTACTGCGTGCGAAGTTGCGCCGAAAAGGACACAATGGCGCTTGATTTGTGTGGCGTAGAGCTTAAAAAAGAGTTTTTTGAGTATAAAATTTTAGCCCGCGACGAGCTGTTTGAGTGTATCGAGTGTGGCAAAAAATTTGCCACAAAAAAGGCGATTATGAAAATCGCAAATTTGATGAGTGCGCACTTCTCAGATGACGCAGATAAGGCAAAAACGCTGTTTTGTTGCGCTGATTGTAAGGCGAAAATTATGATTTTAAAGCAAATGCAAGAGGAGATTTGA
- a CDS encoding twin-arginine translocation signal domain-containing protein: MQSKRRDFLKKSLKVGAVGAVGIAASVASANGDKDTPQPNTVRGKSPKKEVLYFESEAWQKYYKVAY, translated from the coding sequence ATGCAAAGCAAACGCAGAGATTTTCTCAAAAAATCTCTAAAAGTCGGCGCCGTCGGTGCCGTAGGTATAGCTGCTAGCGTAGCTAGTGCAAACGGTGATAAAGACACTCCCCAACCAAACACAGTTCGCGGAAAATCACCAAAAAAAGAGGTGCTTTACTTTGAAAGTGAAGCGTGGCAAAAATACTACAAAGTAGCGTATTAG
- a CDS encoding formate dehydrogenase subunit alpha codes for MSENTIGRRSFLKLAALGGASVSAFGANDTLREATEQEIKNPFPNSVYKKTVCSICSAGCGIIAQVDESTNTWIRQDMAVDHPISQGSHCCKGIDQIDLTKSKMRLKYPLKKVGGKWERISWEQAVNEISAKMLEVRKEDGPDSVEFLGSAKFCNEQAFYFRKFAAFWGSNNIDHVARIUHSATVAGVANTWGYGAMTNHFGDMAANSKMILFIGANSAVANPVGGMKHALQAKDRNGAKIVVVDPAFTRTAAKADMYIRIRPGTDIAFIYGMLHLIFKNGWEDKDVIANQSYAIDEIRAEAEKWTPEETANVTGCKIEELLEFTKMFATTKPATLIWALGITQHSVGSSNTRILSILQLVLGNMGKPGGGTNIIRGHDNVQGSTDMGCLADTLSMYYGLGDGAWKHYCKGWGVDFDTFVKRFATTVKEPKQGGKVAGTNFDEYFHVDPNAEKEITWRNEKGYSLSKWWQGVLKEEKTYSSGNLRVLWVQGTGITSMAHLTKIQQAVDKLDMLVVAEPFLNEVAILSDRKDGIYVLPTCTQFETEGHLQATNRTGQWRTQVIKPIYESKEDHEVMFMFAKKFGFYDEYTRGMKMEVVNGEIKQVKADNEPFVWPDDATNEIARCGHSIGAQGRTAERLRRHQRNWEFFDPDTLMGIGGEVEGEYFGLPWPCWDIKHPGTPILYDLSKPYEKGGMGFRNRFGLEHDGVSQLAGEGITLPGAKISGGHAHLLKDNIEEMLGITLSEEEKAKMGPSWSDDYSGIINQKAREFGICPCGNARARAKVWEFADPIPKHREPLHSPRWDLVEKYPTFDDQAKNFRVEVKFISEQKKQDWSKDFPTIMSSMRLVNLSGAGMLERTSKYLAAITPEMFAHVNPKLAADYGIADGAMMWIHSPQGTKIKVKCIYSHSVTPDRIVLPYNFAGIMQGVDLSSRYPEGAKPYVIGESSNTITNYGFDINTQISEFNAGLCRLEKA; via the coding sequence ATGAGTGAAAATACGATCGGCAGAAGGTCGTTTTTAAAACTCGCTGCTTTGGGCGGTGCTAGCGTAAGTGCGTTTGGAGCTAACGACACACTTCGCGAGGCGACGGAGCAAGAGATTAAAAACCCTTTTCCAAATTCGGTTTATAAAAAGACAGTTTGCTCGATTTGTTCGGCAGGGTGCGGTATCATCGCACAGGTCGATGAGAGCACAAATACTTGGATTCGCCAAGATATGGCGGTAGATCACCCGATTTCGCAGGGCTCTCACTGCTGTAAGGGAATCGATCAAATCGATTTAACCAAGTCAAAAATGCGTTTAAAATACCCGCTTAAAAAAGTTGGTGGCAAATGGGAACGCATAAGCTGGGAGCAAGCAGTTAATGAAATTTCAGCAAAAATGCTAGAAGTGCGAAAAGAAGATGGTCCAGATAGCGTAGAATTTCTAGGTTCAGCTAAATTTTGCAACGAACAGGCATTTTATTTTAGAAAATTTGCAGCATTTTGGGGTTCTAATAATATAGACCATGTTGCTAGAATTTGACATAGCGCAACAGTCGCCGGTGTGGCGAATACATGGGGTTATGGCGCTATGACAAATCACTTCGGTGATATGGCAGCAAACTCAAAAATGATACTTTTCATCGGTGCAAATTCAGCCGTGGCAAATCCAGTTGGTGGTATGAAACACGCTTTGCAAGCCAAAGATAGAAACGGCGCGAAAATCGTCGTCGTCGATCCTGCATTTACTAGAACTGCGGCCAAGGCTGATATGTATATTAGAATTCGACCTGGCACAGATATTGCCTTTATCTATGGTATGCTTCATCTGATTTTCAAAAACGGCTGGGAAGATAAAGATGTTATCGCAAATCAATCTTACGCAATCGATGAAATTCGCGCAGAGGCCGAAAAATGGACACCAGAAGAGACAGCAAATGTTACAGGCTGTAAGATCGAAGAGTTGCTCGAATTTACAAAAATGTTTGCTACGACCAAGCCAGCTACGCTGATTTGGGCTCTTGGTATCACTCAGCACTCTGTGGGTAGCTCGAATACTAGAATTCTTTCGATTTTGCAATTAGTTTTAGGAAATATGGGCAAACCAGGCGGTGGTACAAATATCATTAGAGGTCACGATAATGTCCAAGGCTCTACCGATATGGGTTGTTTGGCTGATACCTTATCTATGTATTATGGATTAGGCGATGGTGCATGGAAGCACTATTGTAAGGGCTGGGGCGTGGATTTTGATACATTTGTCAAACGTTTTGCAACGACCGTTAAAGAGCCAAAACAAGGCGGAAAAGTTGCTGGAACGAATTTTGATGAATATTTCCATGTCGATCCAAACGCCGAGAAAGAGATAACTTGGCGCAACGAAAAAGGTTACTCGCTCTCTAAATGGTGGCAAGGCGTGCTAAAAGAGGAAAAAACATATTCAAGCGGAAATTTACGCGTGCTTTGGGTTCAAGGCACAGGAATCACCTCTATGGCGCATTTGACCAAAATTCAACAAGCTGTTGATAAGCTAGATATGCTCGTCGTAGCCGAGCCTTTCTTAAACGAAGTCGCGATTTTAAGCGATAGAAAGGACGGCATTTATGTCCTTCCTACTTGCACGCAGTTTGAGACAGAGGGGCATTTGCAGGCTACAAACAGAACTGGTCAGTGGCGCACTCAGGTCATCAAACCAATCTATGAGAGCAAGGAAGACCACGAGGTAATGTTTATGTTCGCCAAAAAATTTGGCTTTTATGATGAATACACTCGCGGTATGAAAATGGAAGTCGTAAATGGCGAAATCAAGCAGGTAAAAGCCGATAATGAGCCTTTTGTGTGGCCAGATGACGCTACAAACGAGATTGCAAGGTGCGGTCATAGTATCGGCGCACAAGGTAGAACCGCAGAGAGATTAAGACGACACCAAAGAAACTGGGAATTTTTCGATCCTGATACACTAATGGGAATTGGTGGCGAAGTCGAGGGCGAATACTTCGGACTTCCGTGGCCTTGCTGGGACATTAAGCACCCAGGCACGCCTATTTTGTATGATTTAAGCAAACCTTATGAAAAGGGCGGTATGGGATTTAGAAATCGCTTTGGTTTAGAGCACGACGGCGTTTCACAGCTAGCAGGCGAGGGCATAACTCTGCCAGGAGCGAAAATTTCTGGCGGACATGCGCATTTGCTAAAAGATAATATCGAAGAAATGCTAGGAATCACGCTTAGCGAGGAAGAAAAGGCGAAAATGGGGCCTAGTTGGAGCGATGATTATAGTGGAATCATCAACCAAAAAGCGCGTGAATTTGGAATTTGTCCTTGTGGAAACGCAAGGGCTAGGGCGAAAGTTTGGGAGTTTGCCGATCCTATCCCTAAACACAGAGAGCCGTTGCACTCTCCGCGCTGGGATTTGGTAGAAAAATACCCTACATTTGACGATCAGGCTAAAAATTTCCGTGTCGAGGTCAAATTTATCAGCGAGCAGAAAAAGCAGGATTGGAGCAAGGATTTCCCTACGATTATGAGCTCAATGAGACTTGTAAATTTAAGCGGTGCTGGTATGTTGGAGCGCACTAGCAAATACCTTGCAGCAATCACGCCAGAGATGTTTGCCCATGTCAATCCAAAACTAGCGGCAGATTATGGTATAGCTGACGGGGCGATGATGTGGATACACTCGCCACAAGGCACGAAAATCAAGGTCAAATGTATATATTCGCACTCTGTTACGCCAGATCGCATAGTGCTTCCGTATAACTTCGCTGGAATTATGCAGGGCGTGGATCTAAGCTCGCGCTATCCAGAGGGGGCGAAACCTTATGTTATCGGCGAGAGTTCGAACACTATCACGAATTACGGCTTTGATATAAATACGCAAATTTCGGAATTTAACGCCGGACTTTGCCGTTTGGAAAAAGCGTAA
- the fdh3B gene encoding formate dehydrogenase FDH3 subunit beta, whose translation MGRMKFYVDVQRCIACYGCQVACSNAHEVPVGINRRKVLILNEGVPGKEVASSIACQHCTDAPCAQVCPVQCFYIRADGIVLHDKDKCIGCGYCLYACPFGAPQFPRDGAFGIKGAMDKCTMCAGGPEETFSSAELHKYGQNRIAEGKVPMCAAICCTNALLVGDSTKVSEVYRKRVLTRGTNL comes from the coding sequence ATGGGAAGAATGAAATTTTATGTAGATGTCCAAAGATGTATCGCATGCTACGGCTGTCAAGTAGCCTGCTCTAATGCGCATGAAGTCCCTGTGGGCATTAATAGACGCAAGGTTTTAATCCTAAATGAGGGTGTCCCTGGCAAAGAGGTGGCTAGCTCGATCGCATGTCAGCACTGCACAGACGCGCCATGTGCGCAGGTTTGCCCAGTGCAGTGCTTTTATATCAGGGCTGACGGAATTGTCTTGCATGATAAAGATAAATGTATCGGCTGCGGATACTGCTTGTATGCGTGTCCGTTTGGTGCGCCGCAGTTCCCACGAGACGGAGCTTTTGGCATAAAAGGCGCAATGGATAAATGCACAATGTGTGCAGGAGGTCCTGAGGAGACATTTTCTAGTGCCGAGCTTCACAAATACGGCCAAAACCGCATAGCCGAGGGCAAGGTGCCAATGTGCGCGGCGATTTGTTGCACAAATGCGCTTTTAGTCGGCGATAGCACGAAAGTTTCGGAAGTTTATCGCAAACGCGTGCTAACTCGGGGGACAAATTTATAA
- a CDS encoding LysE/ArgO family amino acid transporter, protein MIDPAITSAFLRGAGLMLSMIVAIGAQNIFVISQGLAKSYIFVVCALCTLLDIVFTGFGVFVVGESFAKNELLTLILGVSGILFLLSYALASFRSAYKGSHFAKIKNAKNASLLPVVLKTLAVTVLNPHVYLDTIVVIGSTSAPVPSELKIWFFCGAVLVSFAWFFSLGYAARALAGLFANEKAWRIIDSVVGVIMVYMAYLIAEFLFKI, encoded by the coding sequence ATGATTGATCCAGCCATCACCAGCGCATTTTTGCGCGGGGCTGGGCTCATGCTATCGATGATTGTGGCGATTGGCGCACAAAATATCTTTGTCATCTCGCAAGGCCTAGCCAAAAGCTATATTTTCGTCGTTTGCGCGCTTTGCACCCTGCTCGATATCGTTTTTACGGGCTTTGGTGTCTTTGTCGTGGGCGAGAGTTTCGCTAAAAACGAGCTTTTGACGCTGATTTTGGGTGTGAGTGGAATTTTGTTTTTGCTAAGTTACGCGCTGGCCTCATTTCGTAGCGCATACAAAGGCTCGCACTTTGCCAAAATCAAAAACGCTAAAAACGCCTCGCTGCTTCCGGTGGTTTTAAAAACCCTAGCCGTAACCGTGCTAAATCCGCATGTTTATTTGGATACTATCGTCGTTATCGGCTCGACATCAGCACCCGTGCCAAGCGAGTTAAAAATTTGGTTTTTTTGCGGGGCGGTTTTGGTATCCTTTGCGTGGTTTTTTAGCCTAGGATACGCTGCTAGGGCGCTTGCCGGGCTGTTTGCGAACGAAAAAGCATGGCGGATCATAGATAGCGTGGTGGGCGTGATAATGGTCTATATGGCGTATTTGATAGCGGAATTTTTGTTTAAAATTTAG
- a CDS encoding saccharopine dehydrogenase family protein, which produces MSHILIIGAGGVSRVATVKCAMNSGVFTKITLASRTKSKCDEIAKFIKDRLGVEIATAKIDADDTEAVAKFAKEIGADLLLNVALPYQDLTLMDACLKARIPYIDTANYEHPDTAHFEYKLQWAKNDDFKNAGIPALLGSGFDPGVTNVFCAYAQQNLFDEINEIDILDCNAGDHGYAFATNFNPEINLREVSANGRYWENGEWITTKPLEIMMKWDYPRVGVKDSYLLYHEEMESLVKNIKGLKRIRFFMTFGQSYLMHMRCLENVGMLRIDEVEHNGMKIVPIQFLKTLLPDPASLGPRTKGKTNIGCVIKGFKDGKPRKVYIYNVCDHEECYAETGAQAVSYTTGVPAMIGSMMIATGKWSGKGVFNMEEFDAKPFMDELNRQGLPWEIIEMDPNETRVAE; this is translated from the coding sequence ATGAGCCATATTTTGATTATCGGAGCAGGTGGAGTAAGCCGCGTAGCAACCGTGAAATGCGCGATGAATTCCGGGGTTTTTACAAAAATCACTCTTGCTAGTAGAACCAAAAGCAAATGCGATGAGATTGCTAAATTTATAAAAGATCGCCTTGGCGTAGAGATCGCAACGGCCAAAATCGATGCTGATGACACGGAAGCCGTGGCAAAATTCGCCAAAGAAATCGGGGCAGATTTGCTTTTAAATGTGGCTTTGCCGTATCAAGATCTCACACTAATGGACGCTTGTTTGAAAGCCAGAATCCCATATATCGATACCGCAAACTACGAGCACCCAGATACAGCGCACTTTGAATACAAACTTCAATGGGCGAAAAATGATGATTTTAAAAACGCAGGAATTCCCGCACTTCTAGGAAGCGGATTTGATCCGGGCGTTACAAATGTATTTTGCGCCTACGCGCAGCAAAATTTATTCGATGAAATAAATGAGATTGATATACTTGATTGCAACGCAGGCGACCACGGATACGCGTTTGCGACAAATTTTAACCCAGAAATTAATTTGCGTGAAGTCTCAGCTAATGGCAGATACTGGGAAAATGGCGAGTGGATCACCACAAAACCGCTTGAAATAATGATGAAATGGGACTACCCGCGTGTCGGCGTGAAAGATAGCTATTTGCTTTATCACGAAGAAATGGAAAGCCTTGTTAAAAATATCAAAGGCTTAAAGCGAATTCGCTTTTTTATGACCTTTGGGCAAAGCTATCTAATGCACATGAGATGCCTAGAAAATGTGGGCATGCTTCGCATTGACGAAGTAGAGCATAACGGCATGAAAATCGTGCCGATTCAGTTTTTAAAGACTTTGCTTCCTGACCCGGCAAGTTTAGGACCACGCACCAAAGGCAAAACAAATATCGGCTGCGTGATAAAAGGTTTTAAAGACGGCAAACCACGCAAAGTTTATATTTACAATGTCTGCGACCACGAAGAGTGCTACGCAGAGACTGGCGCACAGGCTGTTAGCTACACCACAGGCGTGCCTGCGATGATAGGCTCGATGATGATAGCAACTGGCAAATGGAGCGGAAAAGGCGTATTTAATATGGAAGAATTTGATGCCAAGCCATTTATGGACGAGCTAAATCGCCAAGGCTTACCATGGGAAATTATCGAAATGGATCCAAACGAAACTAGGGTGGCAGAGTAA
- the nuoN gene encoding NADH-quinone oxidoreductase subunit NuoN produces MQNSLLNLAVIVPMAILCVFALLILALCLFGRKLPQNFYAIITLLALILDFGFVFGYSGGARGFFDIMLVDNLAILATLIILGCSVFYIWLSLGAKSAHEYSVAEFFAIFLFMILGYEFMVSSENLMMIFVGLETSSLALYTLIAMHNRARSAEAALKYFVMGALGSAFYAFGAALFFLITGSFEISQIAMIAQNSGLSTSAALFGASAFMIASIGFKLSFIPFHAWIMDAYEGASSALSGFMSVAPKIAAFIVAIRLFEALQNIGVAWLNSVLYAIAVLTMSVANVMALVQHDVKRMLSYSAISHAGFGLCAIVIGTTEANLSLFVYWVLYAMANLGAFAVLWSAREKRDLHGVGSEIWSRFEYPYEKFNGLIHTFPLSAIALAIFMLSLAGIPPFGLFWGKLYLLGSAIRGEFYGLAVIMAVNSAIALYYYLRLIVCMFLCEADFRSAKFRAALRQSSAPINFAVALCAVLCAIMPFLVDFISSSIGKVLL; encoded by the coding sequence ATGCAAAATAGTCTTTTAAATTTAGCCGTAATCGTGCCAATGGCGATTTTGTGCGTGTTTGCGCTACTGATTTTAGCACTTTGCCTTTTTGGGCGCAAATTACCCCAAAACTTCTACGCCATAATCACACTTTTAGCCCTTATTTTGGACTTTGGCTTCGTTTTTGGATACAGCGGCGGCGCAAGAGGCTTTTTCGATATTATGCTAGTTGATAATCTAGCAATTCTCGCAACCCTCATAATTTTGGGTTGTAGCGTGTTTTATATCTGGCTAAGCCTTGGGGCTAAAAGCGCGCACGAATACAGCGTGGCGGAGTTTTTCGCCATTTTTCTTTTTATGATTTTAGGGTATGAATTTATGGTATCAAGCGAAAATTTAATGATGATTTTCGTTGGACTTGAAACCTCATCGTTAGCACTTTATACACTCATTGCCATGCACAACCGCGCGCGCTCTGCTGAGGCTGCGCTCAAATACTTCGTAATGGGTGCGCTGGGTTCTGCATTTTACGCATTTGGCGCGGCGCTATTTTTCTTAATCACAGGCTCGTTTGAAATTTCGCAAATCGCTATGATTGCGCAAAATTCAGGCCTTAGCACGAGCGCGGCTCTGTTTGGCGCAAGTGCATTTATGATAGCTTCTATCGGCTTTAAGCTATCATTTATCCCATTTCACGCATGGATTATGGACGCTTACGAGGGCGCTAGCTCAGCCCTTAGTGGCTTTATGTCCGTCGCGCCTAAAATCGCAGCCTTCATTGTGGCAATTAGACTTTTTGAAGCACTGCAAAACATAGGCGTAGCGTGGCTTAACTCGGTTTTATACGCAATCGCCGTGCTTACAATGAGCGTAGCAAATGTTATGGCACTAGTCCAGCACGATGTCAAACGCATGCTCTCTTACAGCGCGATTAGCCACGCTGGATTTGGGCTTTGCGCCATAGTTATCGGCACGACGGAAGCAAATTTAAGCCTTTTTGTTTATTGGGTTTTATACGCAATGGCGAATTTAGGTGCGTTTGCCGTGCTTTGGAGCGCAAGGGAAAAAAGGGATTTGCACGGCGTCGGTAGCGAGATTTGGAGCCGTTTCGAGTATCCATACGAGAAATTTAACGGCCTTATCCACACATTTCCACTGAGCGCGATTGCTCTGGCTATTTTTATGCTTAGCCTTGCTGGAATTCCGCCGTTTGGGCTGTTTTGGGGCAAATTATATTTGCTTGGCTCTGCTATTAGGGGCGAATTTTACGGCTTGGCTGTGATAATGGCGGTAAATAGCGCGATTGCGCTGTATTATTATCTGCGTTTAATCGTGTGTATGTTTTTGTGCGAGGCGGACTTTCGCTCGGCCAAATTTCGCGCCGCACTGCGCCAAAGTAGCGCACCGATAAATTTCGCCGTGGCTTTGTGTGCGGTTTTGTGCGCTATAATGCCGTTTCTTGTGGATTTTATAAGTAGTAGTATAGGTAAGGTTTTGCTTTAA